One Pleurocapsa sp. PCC 7327 DNA segment encodes these proteins:
- a CDS encoding DUF3727 domain-containing protein → MSSFRFNPENELDDEEKVTLTDEEGRTLKCYVENSLDREDTTYVLLMPVDTPIVILAWDKEKDEEFSDAILIEDSEEIEQVFADAKAVLAELELTLKNTAYTLTASGELPPLEDEEVITLEIEAEEEELQFLASFYSQDQRYSIYTPLSPLLFLAKYNEKGELELVSPDDQQMQPILEELLFEEIEE, encoded by the coding sequence ATGTCCTCCTTCAGATTTAATCCAGAAAACGAACTCGATGACGAAGAAAAAGTGACCTTAACTGATGAAGAAGGTCGAACTTTAAAATGTTATGTTGAGAATTCTCTCGATCGAGAAGACACCACCTATGTACTTCTCATGCCCGTCGATACGCCTATTGTTATTCTTGCCTGGGATAAGGAGAAAGACGAAGAATTTTCAGACGCTATCCTCATAGAAGATAGCGAAGAAATCGAACAAGTTTTTGCCGATGCCAAAGCCGTCTTGGCAGAATTAGAGCTGACCCTTAAAAATACCGCCTATACCCTAACTGCTAGCGGAGAATTACCTCCTTTAGAAGACGAAGAAGTAATTACTTTAGAGATTGAAGCGGAAGAGGAAGAATTGCAGTTTTTAGCAAGCTTCTATTCGCAGGATCAAAGATACTCGATTTATACCCCTCTTTCTCCTCTGCTATTTTTAGCAAAATACAACGAAAAAGGCGAATTAGAATTGGTTTCTCCAGACGACCAACAAATGCAACCTATCTTGGAAGAATTATTATTTGAAGAAATAGAAGAGTAG
- a CDS encoding tRNA (cytidine(34)-2'-O)-methyltransferase encodes MPRLVLVSPQIPPNTGNIARTCAATGTELHLVGPLGFELSDRYLKRAGLDYWPWVNLHYHIDLQAFETVHRQLGGRLIGFSVSGRFNYIHYQFQDDDWLLFGSETEGLPPAVLEACDATVYIPMEQPKVRSLNLSVSAAVGLFEARRQLGYLG; translated from the coding sequence ATGCCGAGGCTCGTTTTAGTTTCTCCACAAATTCCGCCCAACACGGGAAACATTGCTCGAACTTGTGCCGCAACGGGAACGGAATTGCATTTGGTCGGACCTTTAGGGTTTGAACTGAGCGATCGCTACCTCAAACGAGCTGGTTTAGATTATTGGCCCTGGGTAAATTTGCATTATCATATCGACCTACAAGCTTTCGAGACAGTACATCGGCAACTTGGGGGAAGGTTAATCGGTTTTAGCGTCTCCGGTCGTTTTAACTACATTCACTACCAATTTCAAGATGACGATTGGTTGCTATTTGGTAGCGAAACTGAAGGGTTGCCACCAGCAGTTCTTGAAGCTTGCGATGCCACGGTTTATATCCCGATGGAACAACCAAAAGTTCGCAGTTTAAATCTCTCTGTCAGTGCCGCAGTAGGGTTATTTGAAGCTCGTCGCCAGCTTGGTTATCTCGGCTAG
- a CDS encoding peroxiredoxin, translating to MSEGCLRVGQPAPDFTATAVVDQEFKTVKLSDYRGKYVVLFFYPLDFTFVCPTEIVAFSDRYQEFAQLNTEVLGVSVDSEFSHLAWIQTDRKSGGVGDIAYPLVSDIKKEISAAYNVLDPDAGVALRGLFIIDKEGIIQHATINNLSFGRSVDETLRTLKAIQYVQTHPDEVCPAGWQEGDKTMIPDPVKSKVYFSAV from the coding sequence ATGTCTGAAGGATGTTTGCGAGTTGGTCAACCAGCTCCCGATTTTACGGCGACTGCTGTTGTCGATCAAGAATTTAAAACCGTTAAATTATCTGACTATCGCGGCAAATATGTTGTCTTATTCTTCTATCCACTAGACTTCACCTTTGTTTGCCCGACCGAGATTGTCGCCTTTAGCGATCGCTACCAAGAGTTCGCCCAACTCAATACAGAAGTTTTGGGAGTTTCTGTAGATAGTGAATTCTCTCACTTAGCTTGGATTCAAACCGATCGCAAATCAGGTGGCGTTGGCGATATCGCCTATCCTCTCGTCTCCGACATCAAGAAAGAAATTAGCGCCGCTTACAACGTGTTAGATCCAGACGCTGGAGTTGCACTGCGCGGACTGTTCATCATCGACAAAGAAGGAATTATTCAACACGCAACCATCAACAACCTCTCCTTTGGTCGCAGCGTTGACGAAACCCTCCGTACCCTGAAAGCTATTCAGTACGTACAAACGCACCCCGATGAAGTTTGTCCCGCGGGTTGGCAAGAGGGAGACAAGACCATGATCCCCGACCCCGTAAAGTCGAAAGTCTACTTCTCTGCCGTATAA
- a CDS encoding type II toxin-antitoxin system PemK/MazF family toxin has product MATFVKGDVVVVPFPFSDLSQAKLRPALVVISLQGNDFILCQITSQNLTDPYAISLTNTDFIFRGLNQNSNIRPNRLFTADQQIILYKAGQIKPEKLNEAIAKIINILEQ; this is encoded by the coding sequence GTGGCAACATTTGTAAAAGGCGATGTTGTTGTCGTTCCTTTTCCATTTTCAGATTTAAGTCAAGCCAAACTTCGTCCTGCTCTTGTCGTTATAAGCTTACAAGGAAATGATTTTATTCTTTGCCAAATTACTAGCCAAAACCTTACCGATCCCTATGCAATTTCACTTACCAATACAGATTTCATTTTTAGAGGTTTGAATCAGAATAGTAATATTCGACCTAACCGATTATTTACTGCTGACCAGCAGATTATTCTTTACAAAGCAGGTCAAATTAAACCAGAGAAATTAAATGAAGCGATCGCCAAAATTATCAATATTTTGGAGCAGTAA
- a CDS encoding O-acetyl-ADP-ribose deacetylase: MTSSKKILAIQGDITQQAVDAIVNAANNSLLGGGGVDGAIHRAAGSQLLEECRRLGGCATGDAKMTKGYGLLAKGVIHAVGPVWRGGNQGEDELLARCYRRSLELAAENEIKSIAFPAISTGIYGFPLERATRIAVTEAKQFLQNSSCIEQVIFVCFDTRTYECYKQVLLELLPES, from the coding sequence ATGACCAGTTCAAAAAAAATTCTAGCGATTCAAGGCGATATTACTCAACAAGCCGTCGATGCTATTGTCAATGCCGCTAACAATTCGCTTCTCGGTGGCGGCGGCGTTGATGGAGCCATTCATCGCGCGGCGGGATCGCAATTACTCGAAGAATGCCGTCGTCTGGGGGGTTGCGCGACGGGAGATGCCAAAATGACCAAAGGCTATGGACTCCTTGCTAAAGGGGTAATTCACGCCGTCGGTCCCGTTTGGAGAGGGGGAAACCAAGGAGAAGATGAGTTATTAGCACGTTGTTACCGTCGCAGTCTCGAATTAGCAGCAGAAAATGAAATTAAGTCTATCGCTTTTCCAGCCATCAGTACGGGGATTTATGGATTTCCTTTGGAGCGTGCAACGAGAATAGCCGTAACTGAAGCAAAACAGTTTTTACAGAATTCGAGCTGTATCGAACAGGTCATTTTTGTTTGTTTCGATACTCGAACCTATGAGTGTTACAAGCAAGTGCTGTTAGAACTCTTGCCAGAATCATAG
- a CDS encoding EVE domain-containing protein, with amino-acid sequence MAYWLFQANPKYYRFLDAIRELDEIPWLVTRYAKEMAIGDGVLMWMAGEKAGIYAIAEIIDFPQVLDEIIDAHFWLDPDSLKRDKPRVKLRILRKLLGQPLRRNEIKHDRILKELLVIRAPNSTNFKVIPQQWERVYQLKG; translated from the coding sequence ATGGCTTATTGGCTTTTCCAAGCAAATCCCAAATACTATCGTTTTCTAGATGCTATCCGAGAGTTAGACGAGATTCCGTGGCTAGTCACTCGTTACGCCAAGGAGATGGCAATAGGAGATGGGGTATTGATGTGGATGGCTGGAGAGAAAGCCGGAATTTACGCGATCGCAGAAATTATTGATTTCCCGCAAGTACTCGATGAGATTATCGATGCCCATTTCTGGCTAGATCCCGACAGCCTTAAAAGAGACAAACCTCGCGTTAAACTTCGCATTCTCCGCAAACTTCTCGGACAACCCTTGCGTCGCAACGAAATCAAACACGATCGCATCCTCAAAGAGTTACTGGTAATTCGCGCTCCCAACAGCACCAATTTCAAAGTTATACCGCAACAGTGGGAGAGAGTTTATCAGTTAAAGGGATGA
- a CDS encoding 2-phosphosulfolactate phosphatase family protein: protein MKIFVYHTPELTSPDGFPDCAVVIDVLRATTTIATALNAGAEAVQAFSDLDRLMQASEAWSPEKRLRAGERGGAKVEGCDLGNSPLDYTPERVRGKRLFISTTNGTRALQRVEQSPLVTAGTIINRQAIVCYLLEKQPETVWLLGSGWEGGYSLEDTVCAGAIAQSLMSQECEGVEIGNDEAIAAIALYHQWKDNLLELFRLASHGQRLLRLGCDEDLQYCAQIDSLDIVPIQKEPGLLVKL from the coding sequence GTGAAGATATTTGTCTATCACACTCCCGAACTGACTTCACCAGACGGCTTCCCCGATTGTGCCGTCGTCATCGATGTTTTGCGAGCCACTACCACGATCGCAACTGCTTTAAATGCCGGAGCAGAAGCCGTGCAAGCTTTTAGCGATCTCGATCGCCTAATGCAAGCAAGCGAAGCTTGGTCTCCAGAAAAACGACTTCGCGCTGGAGAAAGGGGCGGCGCTAAGGTGGAAGGCTGCGATTTGGGCAATTCTCCCCTCGACTATACTCCAGAGCGAGTGCGAGGAAAGCGACTGTTTATCAGCACGACAAATGGTACTCGCGCCTTGCAACGAGTCGAGCAATCCCCACTCGTTACTGCTGGAACGATTATCAATCGTCAAGCCATCGTCTGCTATTTACTGGAAAAACAGCCAGAAACAGTTTGGTTGCTTGGTTCTGGATGGGAAGGCGGCTATTCTTTAGAAGATACTGTTTGCGCGGGAGCGATCGCTCAATCTCTCATGTCGCAGGAATGCGAAGGAGTCGAGATTGGCAATGATGAAGCGATTGCCGCGATCGCACTTTATCACCAGTGGAAAGACAACTTGCTTGAACTGTTTCGTCTTGCCAGTCATGGTCAACGCCTGTTGCGTCTGGGGTGCGATGAAGATTTACAATACTGCGCTCAAATCGATTCCCTTGACATCGTGCCAATTCAGAAAGAACCCGGTCTGTTAGTGAAATTATAG
- a CDS encoding DUF3747 domain-containing protein — protein sequence MRLSLTLTKILAVLATATLTNVAIDNPVKAAVTFDEQEIDQNQIIAIARPYGTNKYDLLVIEQIPGKKPCWSESGSRPTIVEPLLLEFDFTGHCNRSTDSNGYSIRVDGRDFGLDYLLRIVERNGELFLVGTSRTNPSQRDIVIGRTYGLQRGFLKIHLNAGWRFSKRAYQGKVLGHVYFSGDRTAMNSPASSATATAILPPAENRTRSQPNAINSDRTDTSISSRSSRETSRSLPVPPNAINRDRTDTNVPATNTGKEIRFTAGNSIPPSSPSSPRLPVPSSSRSSSSLPPPPSIPSGRTPNPPAANAASPSSEESSPLPVPPQINSSQVVPQPTASTRANSERTLSDAIAVTPRPLPGASNANVAARSEVPSSSNYRVLVEASDSSQQKQLRSLYPDAFRTVYQGRAMWQVGVFKTWDSADRVLQSVKNVGLDGLILE from the coding sequence ATGAGACTCTCACTCACTCTTACTAAAATATTGGCAGTTTTAGCCACAGCAACCTTGACAAACGTCGCGATCGACAATCCCGTTAAAGCAGCAGTTACCTTCGACGAACAAGAAATCGATCAAAATCAAATTATTGCTATAGCCAGACCTTATGGGACGAATAAATACGATCTCCTAGTCATCGAACAGATCCCAGGGAAAAAACCCTGTTGGAGTGAAAGTGGCTCCAGACCGACAATTGTTGAGCCATTGTTGCTCGAGTTTGACTTTACCGGACATTGCAACCGCAGCACCGATAGCAACGGCTACTCAATTCGCGTTGACGGTCGAGATTTTGGCTTAGATTATCTGCTCAGAATCGTGGAGCGCAACGGAGAACTCTTTCTAGTGGGAACTTCGCGAACCAATCCCAGTCAGCGAGATATTGTTATCGGTAGAACCTATGGGCTGCAACGGGGTTTTCTCAAAATCCACCTCAATGCGGGTTGGCGATTCAGCAAACGCGCCTATCAGGGCAAAGTACTCGGTCACGTCTATTTTAGCGGCGATCGCACTGCCATGAATTCTCCCGCTAGTTCCGCGACCGCTACGGCTATTCTCCCCCCCGCAGAAAATCGAACGCGCTCTCAGCCCAATGCTATAAATAGCGATCGCACTGATACGAGCATCTCTAGTCGTTCTAGTAGAGAGACTAGTCGTTCTTTGCCCGTTCCACCCAATGCCATCAACCGCGATCGCACCGACACGAATGTGCCTGCTACCAACACGGGTAAAGAAATCCGATTTACAGCCGGAAATTCCATCCCTCCTTCTTCTCCATCTTCTCCCCGTCTCCCCGTCCCCTCATCTTCTCGTTCTTCCTCTTCTCTCCCCCCTCCTCCTTCTATTCCTTCGGGACGGACGCCAAATCCTCCCGCAGCCAACGCTGCTTCTCCGTCCTCCGAAGAGTCTTCTCCCCTTCCAGTTCCCCCACAGATAAATAGCTCTCAAGTCGTGCCGCAACCGACTGCCAGTACGAGAGCGAATTCGGAAAGAACTCTCTCCGACGCGATCGCAGTTACTCCGCGCCCCCTTCCTGGGGCGAGTAACGCCAATGTTGCTGCCAGATCCGAGGTTCCGAGTTCTAGCAACTATCGGGTGCTAGTGGAGGCATCCGATAGCAGCCAACAAAAGCAACTGCGATCGCTTTATCCCGATGCTTTTCGGACTGTTTATCAGGGACGAGCTATGTGGCAAGTAGGCGTTTTTAAAACCTGGGACAGTGCCGATAGAGTATTGCAAAGCGTGAAAAATGTAGGGCTAGATGGATTAATTCTAGAATAA
- the trpB gene encoding tryptophan synthase subunit beta translates to MTTTPISSSQANTEIQYPDPFGRFGCYGGKYVPETLMPALSELETAYARYKDDPDFQQELQQLLRDYVGRPSPLYFAERLTAHYAKPDGSGAQIYLKREDLNHTGAHKINNALAQVLLAKRMGKKRIIAETGAGQHGVATATVCARFGLECIIYMGVRDMERQKLNVFRMNLLGAKVAPVEAGTGTLKDATSEAIRDWVTNVETTHYILGSVAGPHPYPMMVRDFHAVIGQETRIQAQEKWGGLPDILIACVGGGSNAMGLFHEFIKEPSVRLIGVEAAGEGIASGKHAATLTHGRPGVLHGAMSYLLQDNEGQVLEAHSISAGLDYPGVGPEHSYLKDSDRAEYYSVTDKEAIEAFQRVSQLEGIIPALETAHAFAYLETLCPQLEGSPRIVINCSGRGDKDVQTVAKYLSNSVDI, encoded by the coding sequence GTGACTACTACTCCTATCTCTTCATCCCAAGCGAATACCGAAATTCAATATCCAGATCCATTTGGACGGTTCGGTTGCTATGGCGGTAAATACGTTCCCGAAACTTTAATGCCTGCCCTGAGCGAACTAGAAACCGCTTACGCCCGCTACAAAGACGACCCCGATTTTCAGCAGGAACTGCAACAACTTCTGCGAGATTATGTAGGCAGACCCAGCCCTTTGTATTTTGCCGAACGCCTTACTGCCCATTATGCTAAACCCGATGGCAGTGGAGCGCAAATCTATCTCAAACGAGAAGATTTAAACCATACGGGCGCTCATAAAATCAATAATGCCCTCGCTCAAGTCCTACTAGCCAAACGCATGGGCAAAAAGCGTATCATTGCCGAAACGGGCGCGGGTCAACATGGAGTCGCTACAGCTACTGTGTGCGCCCGCTTTGGTCTTGAATGCATTATTTACATGGGCGTTCGCGATATGGAGAGGCAGAAATTGAACGTCTTTCGGATGAACTTGCTAGGGGCAAAAGTGGCACCAGTCGAAGCGGGAACGGGAACCCTTAAAGATGCGACTTCTGAAGCGATCAGAGACTGGGTGACGAATGTAGAAACCACTCATTACATCCTCGGTTCTGTTGCCGGACCGCATCCCTATCCGATGATGGTGCGGGATTTCCATGCCGTCATCGGGCAAGAAACTCGCATCCAAGCACAAGAGAAATGGGGCGGTTTGCCAGATATTCTGATTGCTTGCGTGGGTGGCGGTTCCAATGCAATGGGATTGTTTCATGAATTTATTAAGGAACCTTCAGTGCGATTGATTGGTGTGGAAGCAGCAGGAGAAGGGATCGCGTCGGGAAAACATGCAGCAACCTTAACTCACGGTCGTCCTGGAGTTTTGCACGGGGCGATGAGTTATCTGTTGCAGGATAATGAAGGTCAGGTCTTAGAAGCGCATTCTATCAGCGCGGGATTGGATTATCCCGGAGTCGGACCCGAACATAGTTATCTAAAAGATAGCGATCGCGCTGAATATTACAGCGTCACTGACAAAGAAGCAATAGAGGCATTCCAGCGAGTATCCCAGTTAGAAGGAATTATTCCGGCGCTAGAAACCGCTCATGCTTTTGCCTATTTAGAAACGCTCTGCCCTCAACTCGAAGGCAGTCCTCGAATTGTCATTAACTGTTCGGGACGAGGGGACAAGGACGTACAAACCGTGGCCAAGTATCTCAGCAATTCTGTGGATATTTAG
- a CDS encoding DUF29 domain-containing protein, translated as MANPQTTTDETTKSLYDRDFLMWLETTAQLLRQKKFEQLDLDNLIEEIESRARSEKRELYNRLTLLLTYLLKWKYQPDKRSNSWISTIREQRRQIGSLLADSPSLKNRIEEIFNTCYQDAVEDASLETGLSKDIFLERCPFSLANIFAPNFLPD; from the coding sequence ATGGCTAATCCTCAGACAACAACAGATGAAACCACTAAATCTTTATACGATCGAGACTTTTTGATGTGGCTAGAAACCACGGCTCAACTCTTACGACAGAAGAAGTTTGAACAATTAGATTTAGACAACTTAATTGAAGAAATAGAAAGCAGGGCAAGGAGCGAGAAACGAGAGCTATACAATCGTTTGACTCTTTTGCTGACGTATTTACTCAAATGGAAGTATCAGCCCGATAAACGCTCCAATAGCTGGATTTCTACGATTAGAGAGCAAAGAAGACAGATTGGCTCGCTTCTAGCTGACAGTCCTTCACTAAAAAATAGAATAGAGGAAATTTTTAATACTTGCTATCAAGATGCAGTAGAAGATGCATCTCTTGAAACGGGATTGAGCAAAGATATTTTTCTAGAACGTTGTCCTTTTTCACTGGCAAATATCTTTGCTCCAAATTTTTTGCCCGACTAG
- a CDS encoding diflavin flavoprotein encodes MVATPVKAEKRLTMQTAEIAANTTAIRSLDWDRDRFDIEFGLQNGTTYNSYIIQGEKLALVDTSHEKFRQLYLDTLTGLIDPKTIDYLVISHTEPDHSGLVKDILQLAPQVTVVGSKVAIQFLEDFVHQPFQRQLVKSGDTLDLGKGHVLEFVSAPNLHWPDTILTYDRATQLLFTCDVFGMHYCSDSLFDEDLKAIEPDYRFYYECLMAPNARSVLSALKRMESLAGVTMVANGHGPLLRYNVDELIGRYRTWSEGQSKAEKTVAVFYVSDYGYSDRISQAIARGIIKTGVAVEMVDLKSAEPQDVQELVGRCAGIVIGMPPLSGSHLKETTTSIGTILAAAKPKQFIGMFESYGGDDEPIDPLLTKFREAGLTKAFPSIRIKDTPSEAIYQLCEESGTDLGQALSIDLKVKQLKAIDNELEKAIGRISGGLYIITAKKGNLSGAMLASWVAQASFEPPGFTVAVAKDRAIESLMQVGDKFVLNVLEEGKYQALMKHFLKRFPPGADRFAGVKTQFAANGSPILTNALAYLECEVISRMECSDHWIVYSKVTNGRVSNSDALTAVHHRKVGNYY; translated from the coding sequence ATGGTCGCAACGCCCGTAAAAGCAGAAAAGCGGCTGACGATGCAAACCGCCGAGATCGCGGCAAACACCACAGCCATTCGTTCCCTAGATTGGGATCGCGATCGCTTCGATATCGAATTCGGTTTACAAAATGGTACGACTTATAACTCTTATATCATTCAGGGCGAAAAGCTAGCCTTAGTCGATACCTCCCACGAAAAATTCCGCCAATTATATTTAGATACTCTGACAGGATTAATCGATCCCAAAACGATTGATTACCTAGTTATCAGCCACACCGAACCCGATCATAGTGGCTTAGTCAAAGATATCTTGCAACTTGCCCCTCAAGTGACTGTTGTCGGATCGAAAGTGGCCATTCAATTTCTAGAAGATTTCGTTCATCAGCCTTTCCAACGGCAATTGGTAAAAAGCGGCGACACTCTCGACTTAGGAAAAGGTCACGTTCTCGAATTTGTCAGCGCGCCCAACCTTCACTGGCCCGATACCATTTTGACCTACGATCGCGCCACGCAGTTATTATTTACCTGCGATGTCTTTGGAATGCACTATTGTTCCGACAGTCTCTTCGATGAGGACTTAAAAGCAATAGAACCGGATTATCGTTTTTATTATGAATGTCTAATGGCTCCCAATGCCAGATCCGTTCTATCTGCCCTAAAACGGATGGAGTCCTTAGCGGGAGTTACAATGGTAGCTAACGGTCACGGTCCTCTATTGCGCTATAACGTAGACGAGTTAATCGGACGCTATCGCACCTGGAGTGAAGGGCAAAGTAAAGCCGAGAAGACAGTCGCCGTCTTTTATGTCTCTGACTATGGCTATAGCGATCGCATTTCGCAAGCGATTGCCAGAGGAATTATCAAGACGGGTGTCGCCGTAGAAATGGTGGATTTAAAATCTGCCGAACCCCAAGACGTGCAAGAATTGGTCGGTCGTTGTGCTGGCATTGTTATCGGCATGCCACCTCTTTCAGGCAGCCATCTAAAAGAAACCACGACGAGTATCGGCACAATTTTAGCAGCTGCCAAACCCAAGCAATTCATCGGCATGTTTGAATCCTACGGCGGCGACGATGAACCCATCGACCCGCTTTTAACCAAGTTTCGAGAGGCTGGTTTGACAAAAGCCTTCCCCTCAATTCGCATCAAAGATACGCCTAGCGAAGCTATCTATCAATTGTGCGAAGAATCGGGAACCGACTTAGGGCAAGCGCTATCGATCGATCTCAAAGTCAAGCAACTCAAAGCGATCGATAATGAATTAGAGAAAGCAATTGGACGCATTAGCGGCGGACTGTATATCATCACCGCTAAAAAAGGCAACCTTTCCGGGGCGATGTTGGCTTCTTGGGTAGCACAAGCGAGTTTTGAACCCCCAGGATTTACGGTTGCAGTGGCGAAAGATCGCGCGATCGAGTCATTAATGCAAGTTGGAGACAAATTTGTCTTGAACGTCCTCGAAGAAGGCAAGTACCAAGCGTTGATGAAGCATTTTCTTAAACGATTTCCGCCAGGCGCCGATCGCTTTGCTGGAGTTAAAACCCAATTTGCTGCCAATGGTTCTCCCATTCTAACCAATGCTCTAGCTTATTTAGAATGTGAAGTCATCAGTCGTATGGAGTGTAGCGATCATTGGATTGTCTACAGCAAAGTAACCAACGGGCGCGTGTCCAATTCCGATGCGTTGACTGCGGTTCACCATCGCAAGGTGGGCAATTACTACTAA
- a CDS encoding diflavin flavoprotein — MKPRDVQVFPIAAQTTVLRSRTWNRLKFEIEYGLQRGTTANSYLIQADKIALFDPPGESFRDIFLKALQQRIDPKTIDYVILGHVNPNRCVTLEALLEIAPQITFICSNPAAINLKNIFSEPEFNIQQYNVKVVKGEEILDLGQGHQLEFIPTPNPRSPGQLCTYDPKTQVLFTDKLFGAHVCGDQVFDEGWKVYDEDRRYYFDCLMAPYAKHIATALEKLSDKPAKIYATGHGPLVRYGLTELKAAYKEWTSAQRSQELAVALIYASAYGNTATLGQAIAQGIIKAGVGVESINAEVAEPEEIKAAIQKCAGFIFGSPTLGGHAPTQIQTALGITLANADKTKLAGVFGSYGWSGEAIDLLESKFRDAGYRFGFETIRVKFKPTDVTLKFCEEAGTDFAQAVKKAAKSRKPKPSVSESESARTEQALGRIVGSLCVVTCQQGDLSGAMLASWVSQATFNPPGLTIAVAKERAIESLLHSGNRFVLNILQEGNHLGLMKHFLKPFTPGEDRFAGLPIEAADNGSPILKDALAYLECRVENRMECGDHWVVYAVAEKGKVLHQGVTAVHHRKSGTHY, encoded by the coding sequence ATGAAACCAAGAGATGTTCAAGTATTCCCTATTGCTGCCCAAACAACCGTATTGCGATCGCGCACTTGGAATAGACTCAAATTCGAGATAGAATACGGTTTACAACGTGGAACGACCGCCAATTCCTATCTCATTCAAGCCGATAAAATTGCCCTATTCGATCCGCCTGGAGAATCTTTTAGAGATATTTTTCTCAAAGCCTTACAGCAACGGATCGATCCGAAAACAATCGATTACGTCATTTTGGGTCATGTCAATCCCAATCGCTGCGTTACCTTAGAAGCCTTATTAGAAATTGCACCACAAATAACCTTTATTTGTTCTAATCCTGCTGCAATTAATCTCAAAAACATTTTCTCGGAACCCGAATTTAATATTCAACAATACAACGTTAAGGTAGTCAAGGGAGAGGAAATTCTCGATTTAGGACAAGGGCATCAACTGGAATTTATTCCCACTCCCAATCCTCGTTCCCCCGGTCAATTATGTACCTACGACCCCAAAACCCAAGTCCTTTTTACCGATAAACTTTTTGGGGCGCACGTTTGCGGCGATCAGGTATTTGATGAAGGATGGAAGGTCTATGACGAAGATCGACGCTATTACTTTGATTGCTTGATGGCACCCTATGCCAAACACATCGCAACGGCATTAGAAAAACTCAGCGACAAACCTGCTAAAATCTACGCCACGGGCCACGGACCATTGGTGCGCTACGGATTGACCGAATTGAAGGCAGCTTATAAAGAGTGGACGAGTGCCCAAAGATCTCAAGAACTCGCGGTAGCCTTAATTTATGCTTCTGCCTACGGAAATACGGCTACTCTGGGGCAGGCGATCGCGCAAGGCATCATTAAAGCAGGAGTCGGAGTAGAATCGATTAACGCAGAAGTCGCCGAACCCGAAGAAATTAAAGCAGCCATCCAAAAATGCGCCGGATTTATTTTTGGTTCTCCCACTCTAGGCGGTCATGCGCCTACCCAAATTCAAACAGCACTGGGAATTACTTTAGCCAATGCCGATAAAACGAAACTAGCAGGCGTATTTGGATCTTACGGTTGGAGTGGAGAAGCGATCGATCTATTAGAAAGTAAATTCCGCGATGCGGGTTATCGATTCGGATTTGAAACCATTCGCGTGAAATTTAAACCCACCGATGTCACCCTCAAATTCTGTGAAGAAGCGGGAACGGATTTTGCCCAAGCGGTGAAAAAAGCCGCAAAATCCCGCAAACCCAAACCATCGGTTAGCGAGTCCGAATCGGCAAGAACCGAACAAGCTTTAGGAAGAATTGTCGGTTCTTTGTGCGTGGTGACTTGCCAGCAAGGAGATTTAAGCGGGGCAATGCTAGCGTCTTGGGTATCTCAAGCAACCTTTAATCCGCCGGGATTAACCATTGCAGTGGCGAAGGAACGCGCGATCGAATCTTTATTGCATAGCGGTAATCGATTCGTCCTCAATATTTTGCAGGAAGGCAATCATTTGGGGTTGATGAAACACTTTCTCAAACCTTTTACTCCTGGCGAAGATCGCTTTGCCGGGTTGCCAATAGAAGCAGCAGACAATGGTTCGCCTATCCTAAAAGATGCTCTTGCCTACCTAGAATGTCGCGTTGAGAACCGAATGGAATGCGGCGATCACTGGGTTGTCTACGCAGTGGCAGAGAAAGGCAAAGTTCTACACCAAGGAGTTACAGCCGTTCACCATCGCAAATCGGGAACTCATTATTAA